A stretch of Myxococcus hansupus DNA encodes these proteins:
- a CDS encoding glutathione S-transferase family protein yields the protein MPQLTLVVGSKNYSSWSLRPYLALAHTGQPFQEVVVPLGLPDTEARIVAHSPSKRVPALQHGDLVIWDSLAICEYLAETFPEARLWPEDRAARAVARAVTAEMHSSFTSLRQHMNMNLRARKPGQGRAPGVAEDIARIQALWNDCRSRFGQGGPFLFGRFSIADAFYAPVVTRFVTYDVALDAVSAAYRDAVLALPSLQKWTEEGRSEPGIPKYD from the coding sequence ATGCCCCAGCTCACGCTCGTCGTCGGTTCGAAGAACTATTCCTCCTGGTCCCTGCGGCCCTACCTCGCGCTGGCCCACACGGGACAGCCCTTCCAGGAGGTGGTGGTGCCCCTGGGCCTGCCGGACACGGAGGCGCGCATTGTCGCCCACTCGCCCAGCAAGCGCGTGCCGGCGCTCCAGCATGGTGACTTGGTCATCTGGGATTCGCTGGCCATCTGCGAGTACCTGGCGGAGACCTTCCCGGAGGCCCGGCTGTGGCCGGAGGACCGCGCGGCCCGTGCCGTGGCCCGCGCCGTCACGGCGGAGATGCACTCCAGCTTCACGTCGCTGCGCCAGCACATGAACATGAACCTGCGCGCGCGCAAGCCGGGCCAGGGACGGGCGCCCGGCGTGGCGGAGGACATCGCGCGCATCCAGGCGCTTTGGAATGACTGCCGGAGCCGCTTCGGCCAGGGCGGCCCGTTCCTGTTCGGCCGCTTCTCCATCGCGGACGCCTTCTACGCGCCCGTCGTCACCCGCTTCGTCACGTACGACGTGGCGCTGGACGCGGTGAGCGCGGCCTACCGCGACGCGGTGCTGGCGCTACCCTCGCTCCAGAAGTGGACCGAGGAAGGCCGGAGCGAGCCCGGCATCCCGAAGTACGACTGA
- a CDS encoding host attachment protein — protein sequence MANGTLWILVGNASRARLFATDAKAEEDWRLLEEFHHDESRAHQAELVEQADNPNAGTLHGPPVENEPNGRRELEHDRFARQLSAFLDKGHDRHDFDKLVIAAPPEFLGRIRRLLSARVRQRVLLDVDSDYSNVPAKDLPNRVPVL from the coding sequence ATGGCGAATGGGACGCTCTGGATTCTGGTGGGGAACGCGAGCCGGGCCCGCCTCTTCGCGACGGACGCGAAGGCGGAGGAGGACTGGCGACTGCTGGAGGAGTTCCACCACGACGAGAGCCGGGCCCACCAGGCGGAGCTGGTCGAGCAGGCGGACAACCCCAACGCCGGCACCCTGCACGGCCCTCCCGTGGAGAATGAACCCAATGGACGCCGGGAGCTGGAGCATGACCGCTTCGCCCGCCAGCTCTCCGCGTTCCTCGACAAGGGGCATGACCGGCATGATTTCGACAAGCTGGTCATCGCCGCCCCGCCGGAATTCCTGGGGAGAATCCGGAGGTTGCTGAGTGCCCGGGTGCGTCAGCGCGTCCTGTTGGACGTGGACTCGGACTACTCCAACGTCCCGGCCAAGGACCTGCCCAACCGGGTGCCCGTGCTCTGA
- a CDS encoding HAD family hydrolase has protein sequence MAQVKAVLLDLGNVLVFHDNAVLFSRLGARAGLEAGEVARRLSGAGWTDANRGVLGAEGIRQDVCRGLGVDLPMAEFAALWSSHFTLHDAVLPRVEGLLGRVRVGLVSNTNALHVAYLRPLLPVLRRFDSVVMSCEVGHVKPEPDIFRLALEGVGCAPEEAVFFDDLPEFVQAAEAQGIQGRLFTTADAFDAQLKALGL, from the coding sequence ATGGCGCAGGTGAAGGCAGTGCTGCTGGACCTGGGCAACGTCCTCGTCTTTCACGACAACGCCGTGCTGTTCTCGCGGCTGGGCGCCCGGGCGGGGCTGGAGGCCGGCGAGGTGGCCCGGCGGCTGTCGGGCGCGGGCTGGACGGACGCCAACCGGGGCGTGCTGGGCGCCGAGGGCATCCGCCAGGACGTGTGCCGCGGGCTCGGTGTGGACCTGCCCATGGCGGAGTTCGCCGCGCTGTGGAGCAGCCACTTCACGCTGCATGACGCCGTGCTGCCCCGTGTGGAGGGCCTGCTGGGCCGCGTCCGCGTGGGACTGGTGTCCAACACCAACGCGCTCCACGTCGCCTACCTGCGTCCGCTGCTGCCGGTGCTGCGCCGCTTCGACAGCGTGGTGATGAGCTGCGAGGTGGGGCACGTGAAGCCGGAGCCGGACATCTTCCGGCTCGCGCTGGAGGGCGTGGGCTGCGCGCCCGAGGAAGCCGTCTTCTTCGACGACCTGCCCGAGTTCGTCCAGGCCGCCGAGGCCCAGGGCATCCAGGGCCGACTCTTCACCACGGCGGACGCGTTCGACGCCCAACTGAAGGCCCTGGGACTATGA
- a CDS encoding adenylate/guanylate cyclase domain-containing protein, translated as MVVEAPKPERLAAILFTGIEGPDGLSWRDESLQNAMRDEHATLVRELLPRHGGIEVKRLEDGFLLEFEGGPAAVDFGLALQSALDARNGDVAAERRVVLRVGVHLGMVMHRDGDVFGEGVNLAARIEALARPGTLYVSEAVAREVEGLLSSPPVRLGRGEMKNIRLPVAVYRIDPPEHRRRVPLLSRMRSFLGRRSTAN; from the coding sequence ATGGTGGTGGAGGCACCGAAACCCGAAAGGCTGGCGGCGATTCTGTTCACGGGCATCGAAGGTCCTGATGGACTTTCGTGGCGTGACGAGTCGCTGCAGAACGCCATGCGAGACGAGCATGCGACGCTCGTCCGTGAGCTCTTGCCGCGGCATGGCGGCATCGAGGTGAAGCGGCTGGAGGATGGCTTCCTCCTGGAGTTCGAGGGAGGCCCCGCGGCGGTGGACTTCGGACTGGCGTTGCAGAGCGCGCTGGATGCCCGCAATGGCGATGTGGCGGCGGAGCGCCGCGTGGTGCTCCGCGTGGGCGTCCACCTGGGCATGGTGATGCACCGGGACGGCGACGTCTTCGGAGAGGGCGTCAACCTGGCCGCGCGCATCGAGGCCCTGGCCCGGCCCGGCACGCTCTATGTCAGTGAGGCGGTGGCCCGTGAGGTGGAAGGGCTGCTCTCCTCGCCGCCGGTCCGTCTGGGCCGGGGGGAGATGAAGAACATCCGCCTCCCGGTGGCCGTCTACCGCATCGACCCGCCCGAGCATCGTCGCCGGGTGCCGCTGCTGTCGCGGATGCGTTCCTTCCTGGGACGCCGAAGCACCGCGAACTGA
- a CDS encoding MopE-related protein: MKTFESRLLALCGGLILALGAAACVVEFPDDVPYTCTETADCGGDGYVCTSLPNDGPRYCCLPDPAEVCNGLDDDCDGQVDNLDTPCYPGPAGTLDVGVCRTGDSVCAADRSTVCVGAVVPGTEICNGLDDDCDGDVDEDFDLKTDPVHCGVCNNACTFAQDCVNGECVRRQELDCANGVDDDRDGFTDCQDREDCDDQSCGAECVCRNGSKTEMNCANGLDDDGDGLIDCADRADCPTTTVCQREDGAPGQCQVNGVCL, encoded by the coding sequence ATGAAGACCTTCGAATCCCGGCTGCTCGCCCTCTGCGGCGGACTGATTCTCGCGCTGGGCGCGGCGGCCTGTGTGGTGGAGTTCCCCGACGACGTGCCCTACACGTGCACGGAGACCGCGGACTGCGGCGGTGATGGCTACGTCTGTACGTCGCTGCCCAACGACGGGCCTCGGTACTGCTGTCTTCCGGACCCGGCGGAGGTCTGCAACGGGTTGGACGACGACTGCGACGGCCAGGTCGACAACCTGGACACGCCTTGCTACCCGGGCCCGGCGGGCACGCTCGACGTGGGCGTCTGCCGCACGGGGGATTCCGTCTGCGCCGCGGACCGGAGCACGGTGTGTGTCGGCGCGGTCGTCCCTGGCACCGAGATTTGCAACGGCCTGGATGACGACTGCGACGGCGATGTGGACGAGGACTTCGACCTGAAGACGGACCCCGTCCACTGCGGCGTCTGCAACAACGCCTGCACCTTCGCCCAGGACTGCGTGAATGGCGAGTGCGTGCGCCGCCAGGAGCTGGACTGCGCCAACGGCGTGGACGACGACCGGGACGGCTTCACCGACTGCCAGGACCGCGAGGACTGCGACGACCAGTCGTGCGGCGCGGAGTGCGTGTGCCGCAACGGTTCGAAGACGGAGATGAACTGCGCCAACGGCCTGGACGATGATGGCGACGGGCTCATTGACTGCGCGGACCGGGCGGACTGCCCCACGACGACGGTGTGTCAGCGCGAGGATGGCGCGCCCGGCCAGTGCCAGGTGAACGGAGTGTGTCTATGA
- a CDS encoding S46 family peptidase yields the protein MDRRLLALGLLLSLPASADEGMWTYDAFPSDTVNQAHGFTPTQAWLDHVRLGSVRLAGGCSASFVSPEGLVMTNHHCIRGCIEDLSSPKKDLLANGFYAKSAAQELRCPKVEANQLVEMSDVTERMNAATKGLTGAAFNTALKKETATVEAACATSDDVRCDVVTLFHGGKYHLYKYRRFQDVRLVFAPEFSMAAFGGDPDNFNFPRFGFDAAFLRVWKDNAPAKSPHFLPWAKQGAKEGDLVFVSGHPGGTERKATVAELEFQRDVNLPYTLLQLAEMRGMLREYAGGSAERFRTTRSLQRGVENGLKALRGRLQALADPALLAGKREDEAALRKKVEGNAQAKAATEGAWDEIAQALDAYRRMLPEYRMKEAGDAYPSELFRMARHLVRVADEKDRPNAERLREYTQAQLPTLEQQLLRDAPLTLELDQKLLTFGLTRVRETLGADDPFVQAVLGREAPEDLAKTLTRGTKLRDVKVRAALLKGGKAAVEASKDPMILFARKVDAEARAARKRYEDTVEAVLKRNGERIAKAHLAVYGTSGYPDATFTLRLNVGQVKGWEENGRPVAALTTFGGAYERHTGKVPYKLPDTWLKARGKAPAETPFDVATTNDIIGGNSGSPLVDREGRVVGLIFDGNLHSLGGRYAYVPETNRAVAVHGEGILAGLEHVYGAKRVVDELRATLGAPIAPTK from the coding sequence GTGGATCGCAGACTGCTTGCCCTCGGCCTGCTCCTGTCCCTCCCCGCCTCCGCGGACGAGGGAATGTGGACCTACGACGCATTTCCCTCCGACACGGTGAACCAGGCCCACGGCTTCACGCCCACGCAGGCGTGGTTGGACCACGTGCGGCTCGGCTCCGTGCGGCTCGCGGGCGGGTGCTCCGCCAGCTTCGTGTCGCCGGAGGGGCTGGTGATGACCAATCACCACTGCATCCGCGGCTGCATCGAGGACTTGTCCTCGCCCAAGAAGGACCTGCTGGCCAACGGCTTCTACGCGAAGAGCGCCGCGCAGGAGCTGCGCTGTCCCAAGGTGGAGGCGAACCAGCTCGTGGAGATGTCCGACGTCACCGAGCGGATGAACGCGGCGACGAAGGGCCTCACCGGCGCGGCCTTCAACACCGCGTTGAAGAAGGAGACGGCCACGGTGGAGGCCGCGTGCGCCACGTCCGATGACGTGCGCTGCGACGTGGTGACGCTGTTCCACGGCGGCAAGTACCACCTCTACAAGTACCGCCGCTTCCAGGACGTCCGGCTCGTCTTCGCGCCCGAGTTCTCCATGGCCGCCTTCGGTGGCGACCCGGACAACTTCAACTTCCCGCGCTTCGGCTTCGACGCGGCCTTCCTGCGCGTGTGGAAGGACAACGCGCCCGCGAAGAGCCCGCACTTCCTGCCGTGGGCGAAGCAGGGCGCGAAGGAGGGTGACCTCGTCTTCGTCTCCGGCCACCCCGGCGGCACCGAGCGCAAGGCCACCGTCGCGGAGCTGGAGTTCCAGCGCGACGTCAACCTGCCGTACACGCTGCTCCAACTCGCGGAGATGCGCGGCATGCTGCGCGAGTACGCGGGCGGCTCGGCGGAGCGCTTCCGCACCACGCGCTCCCTGCAGCGGGGCGTGGAGAACGGGCTGAAGGCGCTGCGCGGCCGGCTCCAGGCGCTGGCGGACCCGGCGCTGCTGGCGGGCAAGCGCGAGGACGAAGCGGCGCTGCGCAAGAAGGTGGAGGGCAACGCGCAGGCGAAGGCCGCCACCGAGGGCGCGTGGGATGAGATTGCGCAGGCGCTCGATGCGTACCGCCGGATGCTGCCGGAGTACCGGATGAAGGAAGCGGGGGATGCCTATCCCTCCGAGCTCTTCCGCATGGCGCGGCACCTGGTGCGCGTGGCCGACGAGAAGGACCGCCCCAACGCGGAGCGGCTGCGCGAGTACACCCAGGCGCAGCTCCCCACGCTGGAGCAGCAGTTGCTGCGCGACGCGCCGCTGACGCTCGAGCTGGACCAGAAGCTGCTCACCTTCGGCCTCACCCGCGTGCGCGAGACGCTGGGCGCCGATGACCCGTTCGTCCAGGCGGTGCTTGGTCGCGAGGCCCCCGAGGACTTGGCGAAGACGCTGACGCGGGGCACGAAGCTGCGCGACGTGAAGGTGCGCGCCGCGCTGCTCAAGGGCGGCAAGGCGGCGGTGGAGGCCTCCAAGGACCCGATGATTCTCTTCGCGCGCAAGGTGGACGCGGAGGCCCGCGCGGCGCGCAAGCGCTACGAGGACACCGTGGAGGCGGTGCTCAAGCGCAACGGCGAGCGCATCGCCAAGGCGCACCTCGCGGTGTACGGCACCTCGGGCTACCCGGACGCCACGTTCACGCTCCGCCTCAACGTCGGACAGGTGAAGGGCTGGGAGGAGAACGGCCGCCCCGTGGCCGCGCTCACCACCTTTGGCGGCGCGTACGAGCGGCACACCGGCAAGGTCCCCTACAAGCTCCCGGACACGTGGCTGAAGGCGCGCGGCAAGGCGCCGGCGGAGACGCCGTTCGACGTGGCCACCACCAACGACATCATCGGCGGCAACTCCGGCTCTCCGCTGGTGGACCGGGAGGGCCGCGTGGTGGGCCTCATCTTCGACGGAAATCTGCACTCGCTGGGTGGGCGCTACGCCTACGTCCCGGAGACGAACCGGGCCGTCGCCGTGCACGGTGAGGGCATCCTGGCGGGGCTGGAGCACGTCTATGGCGCGAAGCGCGTCGTGGACGAGCTTCGGGCCACGCTCGGCGCCCCCATCGCGCCCACGAAGTAA
- a CDS encoding serine/threonine-protein kinase, translating into MAPFKPNDIPLGTVLRDTYEIAGVLGRGGMGTVFLANHLRLRGRQVAIKVLRHDAGLGPEVYVRFRREAEIASKLGHPNIVEVLDFDSLEDGSPYMVMECLRGQPLSRRLRKGPMTLEEVFSCARQMGSALQAAHRAGIVHRDLKPGNVFLVPTEVGGVLMEHVKLLDFGISKVIDSQSVHTQGGILLGTPQYMAPEQATGKNGEVDPRTDIFAFGCLVYEMLARRLPFKDNGNLPELIYRIVYDPPEPLESLVPGLADHVIAAVEKALEKRPEDRFPEVGDFITAFTGRALQTMGEVPMLTPLSTPQLAVALAPESKPETVDGRRPGRATNEGDDVQLPAVKPAFRESETVSLSVPVSVVSRHDAATIAEAMPLPEMEAPPPRPVVAPADVVPAPIARSPVARKPDGASGAGSPPKDAAVARRQTPRDAAVAAPGQGAVAQRSTPRDAAVAAQGQGAVARHGAPAQPAAQASPPDGGVPASRGARQPLGDKPPEKAVEARRGAPVERPAPKVVPAPIARPLGPGQQKPPAPAADGVGSTVLLSSKPGGAQSVSPGVLAGQSKRKLSPLTVVMIVAIVCAVAFAMWPRPDPRSDGATPVPVSAE; encoded by the coding sequence ATGGCTCCCTTTAAACCTAACGACATCCCTCTCGGCACCGTCTTGAGGGACACCTATGAGATTGCAGGCGTCCTCGGCCGTGGAGGGATGGGGACGGTCTTCCTGGCCAATCACTTGCGGCTGCGCGGCCGGCAGGTGGCCATCAAGGTGTTGCGGCACGACGCGGGGTTGGGGCCGGAGGTCTACGTGCGCTTCCGGCGCGAGGCGGAGATCGCCTCGAAGCTGGGCCACCCCAACATCGTCGAGGTGCTCGACTTCGACAGCCTCGAGGACGGCTCGCCGTACATGGTGATGGAGTGCCTGCGGGGCCAGCCGCTCTCGCGGCGGCTTCGCAAGGGCCCGATGACGCTGGAGGAGGTGTTCTCCTGCGCGCGGCAGATGGGTTCGGCGCTCCAGGCCGCGCACCGCGCGGGCATCGTCCACCGCGACCTCAAGCCGGGCAACGTGTTCCTCGTGCCCACCGAGGTGGGCGGGGTGCTGATGGAGCACGTGAAGCTGCTCGACTTCGGCATCTCCAAGGTCATCGACTCGCAGAGCGTGCACACGCAGGGCGGCATCTTGCTGGGCACGCCGCAGTACATGGCGCCGGAGCAGGCCACCGGGAAGAACGGCGAGGTGGACCCGCGCACGGACATCTTCGCGTTCGGGTGCCTCGTCTACGAGATGCTGGCGCGCCGGCTGCCGTTCAAGGACAACGGCAACCTCCCGGAGCTCATCTACCGCATCGTGTACGACCCGCCCGAGCCGCTGGAGTCGCTGGTCCCCGGGCTCGCGGACCACGTCATCGCGGCGGTGGAGAAGGCGCTGGAGAAGCGCCCGGAGGACCGCTTCCCGGAAGTGGGCGACTTCATCACCGCGTTCACGGGCCGCGCGTTGCAGACCATGGGCGAGGTGCCGATGCTCACGCCCTTGAGCACGCCGCAGCTCGCCGTGGCGCTGGCGCCCGAGTCGAAGCCGGAGACGGTGGACGGCAGGCGTCCGGGGCGCGCGACGAACGAAGGGGACGACGTGCAGCTCCCCGCCGTGAAGCCCGCGTTCCGGGAGTCGGAGACGGTCAGCCTGTCCGTGCCGGTGTCGGTGGTGTCGCGGCACGACGCCGCCACCATCGCGGAGGCCATGCCCTTGCCGGAGATGGAGGCGCCACCGCCCAGGCCCGTCGTGGCGCCCGCGGACGTCGTGCCCGCGCCCATCGCCCGCTCGCCGGTGGCGCGCAAGCCCGACGGCGCGTCAGGCGCCGGGAGTCCGCCGAAGGACGCGGCCGTGGCCCGGAGGCAGACGCCTCGAGACGCTGCGGTGGCCGCGCCAGGGCAGGGCGCCGTGGCCCAGCGGTCGACGCCTCGGGACGCTGCGGTGGCCGCCCAGGGGCAGGGCGCGGTGGCCCGGCATGGCGCGCCCGCTCAGCCCGCGGCGCAGGCGTCGCCTCCAGACGGCGGCGTGCCTGCGTCGAGGGGGGCTCGGCAGCCGCTTGGGGACAAGCCACCGGAGAAGGCCGTGGAGGCGAGGCGCGGCGCACCGGTCGAGCGTCCGGCCCCCAAGGTGGTCCCCGCGCCCATCGCGCGTCCGCTGGGCCCTGGCCAGCAGAAGCCGCCCGCGCCAGCCGCGGACGGGGTGGGGTCGACCGTGCTGTTGTCGTCGAAGCCGGGCGGTGCTCAATCCGTCTCGCCGGGCGTGCTGGCTGGTCAGTCGAAGCGGAAGCTGTCTCCGCTCACCGTGGTGATGATCGTCGCCATCGTCTGCGCCGTGGCCTTCGCCATGTGGCCACGCCCGGACCCTCGGTCGGACGGGGCCACTCCGGTGCCCGTGAGCGCGGAGTAG
- a CDS encoding methyl-accepting chemotaxis protein: protein MALTIPGIKSLRGRLTLYVTLLSVIPLLTLTWLQSRSARQVMEEQIRASLKSEAEGVKDLLEATLAEREASARGWAEDAVVRAALRGDVAPADAMLAVLQSRYLTLNGIVVFDDTGRAVSANTPALRDEYLRRQDEVRRSPWFVAAQQGHTTSEGVNEEHPIFTGQVLSLGIPVLDPVSKHRLGVLLAAFDWAHVDQMVQPALSRAAQRNLKTFALTLQREDGTVLYDSRGANPTGDDTLLAVTALNGGDVRDVADGWHFVARVDPAEAYAPVERMRKVSLFMVVGFILLAVTGAWFLSHRISGPVLALRAAVTRLVSEGDLTQTLDVKAGNDEVGELAGAFGLLVFQLRETAQSLHTGTRVLSETVAELQTAATQQERNVARQAAALQQTQVTAQEIKQTSLLASEKAEDVLKRASAAEEVGRAGEVAIRDSLGGFSEILSQAEQMTERIAQLNERTQQIGGITQTVKDLADQSNMLALNAAIESVRSGEHGKGFNVVAREIRSLADQSIQATDRVREILGDLGSAILSTAKMTEVGYTHMESGLEQVRGTGERMKELAAIIQDNAAAVRQIAGAVSQQNAGIAQIFGAVTDMSSMMNDTQESLAATTRAAKLLQDVSEQMQDVARAYRI from the coding sequence ATGGCCCTTACGATTCCTGGCATCAAGTCCCTTCGCGGGCGCCTCACCCTCTACGTCACCCTGCTGTCCGTCATCCCGTTGCTGACGCTGACGTGGCTCCAGTCGCGCAGCGCACGACAGGTGATGGAGGAGCAGATTCGCGCTTCGCTGAAGAGCGAGGCGGAGGGCGTGAAGGACCTGCTGGAGGCGACGCTCGCCGAACGCGAGGCGAGCGCCCGCGGCTGGGCGGAGGACGCGGTGGTGCGCGCGGCGCTGCGCGGTGACGTGGCGCCCGCCGACGCCATGCTGGCGGTGCTCCAGAGCCGCTACCTCACCCTCAACGGCATCGTCGTCTTCGACGACACCGGCCGCGCCGTCTCCGCCAACACCCCCGCCCTGCGGGACGAGTACCTGCGGCGCCAGGACGAGGTGCGGCGCAGCCCCTGGTTCGTGGCGGCGCAGCAGGGCCACACCACCAGCGAGGGCGTCAACGAGGAGCACCCCATCTTCACCGGGCAGGTGCTGTCGCTGGGCATCCCGGTGCTGGACCCCGTCTCCAAGCACCGCCTGGGCGTGCTGCTGGCCGCCTTCGACTGGGCCCACGTGGACCAGATGGTGCAGCCGGCGCTCTCACGCGCGGCGCAGCGCAACCTGAAGACCTTCGCCCTCACGCTGCAACGGGAAGATGGCACGGTGCTGTACGACTCGCGCGGCGCGAACCCCACGGGGGACGACACGCTGCTGGCCGTCACCGCGCTCAATGGCGGTGACGTGCGGGACGTGGCGGACGGCTGGCACTTCGTGGCGCGGGTGGACCCGGCGGAGGCCTACGCGCCCGTGGAGCGCATGCGCAAGGTGTCGCTGTTCATGGTGGTGGGCTTCATCCTCCTGGCCGTCACGGGCGCGTGGTTCCTGTCGCACCGCATCTCCGGCCCGGTGCTGGCCCTGCGCGCGGCGGTGACGCGGCTGGTGAGCGAGGGCGACCTCACTCAGACGCTGGACGTGAAGGCCGGCAACGACGAGGTGGGCGAGCTGGCCGGGGCCTTCGGGCTGCTCGTGTTCCAGCTCCGGGAGACGGCGCAGAGCCTCCACACCGGCACGCGCGTGCTCAGCGAGACGGTGGCGGAGCTCCAGACGGCGGCGACGCAGCAGGAGCGCAACGTGGCGCGCCAGGCCGCCGCGCTCCAGCAGACGCAGGTGACGGCGCAGGAAATCAAGCAGACGTCGCTGCTGGCCTCGGAGAAGGCCGAGGACGTGCTCAAGCGCGCCTCCGCCGCGGAGGAGGTGGGCCGCGCCGGCGAGGTCGCCATCCGCGACAGCCTGGGTGGCTTCTCCGAAATCCTGTCGCAGGCCGAGCAGATGACGGAGCGCATCGCCCAGCTCAACGAGCGCACGCAGCAGATTGGCGGCATCACCCAGACGGTGAAGGACCTGGCGGACCAATCGAACATGCTGGCCCTCAACGCCGCCATCGAGTCCGTCCGCTCGGGCGAGCACGGCAAGGGCTTCAACGTGGTGGCGCGCGAGATTCGCAGCCTCGCGGACCAGTCCATCCAGGCCACGGACCGGGTGCGCGAAATCCTGGGCGACCTGGGCAGCGCCATCCTCTCCACCGCGAAGATGACCGAGGTCGGCTACACGCACATGGAATCCGGCCTGGAGCAGGTGCGCGGCACCGGCGAGCGGATGAAGGAGCTGGCCGCCATCATCCAGGACAACGCGGCCGCGGTGCGGCAGATTGCCGGCGCTGTGAGTCAGCAGAACGCGGGCATCGCCCAGATTTTCGGCGCGGTCACCGACATGTCCTCCATGATGAACGACACCCAGGAGAGCCTGGCCGCCACCACCCGCGCGGCGAAGCTGCTCCAGGACGTGTCCGAGCAGATGCAGGACGTGGCCCGCGCCTATCGCATCTGA
- a CDS encoding glycosyltransferase family 2 protein, which translates to MKLGGYVLHRDNRDTLEPCLRGLLALCDDVVALDTGATDGSAELARSMGARSVPHAWRGYGDARDAAVRALAPCDYVFYLDSDEEVGPEAEEALRAWKASAPTQDVYRLPRRDWAELGSRRFRYRTQWRARLVRREKAVWRPQQIVHEALPKMAGGRVHAFIEHRFATSVERRSAKEDRYALLWALRAHAEQRRLKPVGVQRVASWARDCVLKGALWRGGAEASRLAWAVAGYHAAKYAYLRELRQGGYPELARAYAEGRYDEVFARVRDGALG; encoded by the coding sequence ATGAAGCTGGGCGGCTACGTCCTGCACCGCGACAACCGGGACACGCTGGAGCCCTGCCTGCGCGGGCTGCTGGCCCTCTGTGATGACGTGGTGGCGCTGGACACGGGCGCGACGGACGGCTCGGCGGAGCTGGCGCGTTCGATGGGCGCGCGCTCCGTGCCGCACGCCTGGCGGGGGTACGGCGACGCGCGCGACGCGGCCGTGCGGGCCCTGGCGCCGTGTGACTACGTCTTCTATCTCGACTCGGACGAGGAGGTCGGTCCGGAGGCGGAGGAGGCGCTGCGCGCGTGGAAGGCCTCCGCTCCCACCCAGGACGTGTACCGGCTGCCCCGCCGCGACTGGGCGGAGCTGGGCTCGCGGCGCTTCCGCTACCGCACGCAGTGGCGCGCTCGGCTGGTGCGCCGGGAGAAGGCGGTGTGGCGGCCGCAGCAGATTGTCCACGAGGCCCTTCCGAAGATGGCCGGCGGCCGGGTGCACGCGTTCATCGAGCACCGCTTCGCCACGTCGGTGGAGCGCCGCTCGGCGAAGGAGGACCGCTACGCGCTGCTGTGGGCGCTGCGGGCCCACGCCGAGCAGCGGCGCCTCAAGCCCGTGGGCGTGCAGCGCGTGGCGTCCTGGGCGCGGGACTGCGTGTTGAAGGGCGCGCTGTGGCGCGGCGGCGCGGAGGCCTCGCGGTTGGCGTGGGCCGTCGCGGGCTACCACGCCGCCAAGTACGCGTACCTCCGCGAGCTGCGGCAGGGCGGCTATCCGGAGCTGGCGCGCGCGTACGCGGAGGGCCGCTACGACGAGGTGTTCGCCCGCGTCCGTGACGGCGCGCTCGGCTGA